The following are encoded together in the Asticcacaulis sp. genome:
- a CDS encoding FKBP-type peptidyl-prolyl cis-trans isomerase, whose amino-acid sequence MDKTNAQTVSEQNLQKGQEFLTQTAKVPGVSVLPSGVMYKIISRSPNPGAQPTVADNVTINYEGKLLDGSVFDSSYQRNEPANFPLGRLIPAWQQVIPLMHVGDEIVLYTPPTSAYGERDLGEIPPNSTLIFRVQLLGINQ is encoded by the coding sequence ATGGACAAGACAAACGCCCAAACCGTTTCCGAACAGAACTTGCAAAAAGGTCAGGAATTTCTGACCCAGACCGCCAAGGTGCCGGGCGTTTCAGTGCTCCCCTCCGGCGTGATGTATAAGATCATCTCGCGCTCGCCCAATCCCGGCGCACAGCCGACTGTGGCCGATAACGTCACCATCAATTACGAAGGCAAGCTGCTGGATGGTTCGGTTTTTGATTCCTCGTATCAACGGAATGAGCCGGCCAATTTCCCGCTCGGTCGCCTGATCCCGGCGTGGCAGCAGGTCATTCCGCTGATGCATGTCGGCGACGAGATCGTCCTCTACACGCCGCCAACCTCAGCCTATGGCGAGCGCGACCTGGGCGAAATCCCGCCCAATTCGACCCTGATCTTCCGCGTGCAACTGCTGGGGATCAACCAGTAA
- a CDS encoding threonine ammonia-lyase: MTVTFSDIEAAAERIKGHVVRTPCAFSQRLSAATKTKLWLKAENQQYTSAFKERGALNKLLQLSADERHRGVFAASAGNHAQGVAWHAQRLGIPATIVMPIGTPFVKVEKTRGYGAEVVIEGHSYDEASVIAQKLCAEKGGVYVHPFNDEQVLTGQGTLVMEMLEDVPELDVILVPIGGGGLIAGAAIAAKAMKPWIKIIGVEAAMFPSFTARRRGMPIPMGGATIAEGIAVKEVGNISFTLANPLVDDVLIIDEADFEHAIAALANIEKTVTEGAGAAGLAAVMRYPERFEGLNVGLILCGGNIDLRLLASVLQRELVREKRLVTYRILGDDRPGMLSRMADVISQKGGNIVDVAHNRLVLDVPAKGAEFDIMVETQGPRHAFEISEALRSTGYALRMD, from the coding sequence ATGACCGTGACCTTTTCAGATATCGAAGCCGCTGCCGAACGCATAAAGGGCCATGTCGTGCGCACGCCGTGCGCCTTTTCCCAGCGCCTCAGCGCCGCCACGAAGACGAAGCTCTGGCTGAAGGCGGAAAACCAGCAATATACCTCGGCCTTCAAGGAACGCGGCGCGCTCAACAAGCTGCTGCAACTAAGCGCGGATGAACGCCATCGCGGTGTCTTCGCCGCCTCCGCCGGCAATCACGCGCAAGGGGTGGCCTGGCACGCCCAGCGCCTCGGCATCCCCGCCACCATAGTCATGCCGATCGGCACGCCCTTCGTGAAGGTGGAAAAGACGCGCGGCTATGGTGCCGAGGTGGTGATCGAAGGCCACAGCTATGATGAGGCCTCGGTCATCGCGCAGAAACTGTGCGCTGAAAAAGGCGGCGTGTATGTCCATCCGTTCAATGACGAACAGGTTCTGACCGGCCAGGGCACCCTGGTCATGGAAATGCTGGAAGACGTGCCGGAACTGGATGTCATTCTGGTGCCGATCGGTGGCGGCGGTCTGATCGCTGGTGCCGCCATCGCCGCCAAGGCAATGAAGCCGTGGATCAAGATCATCGGCGTCGAAGCCGCCATGTTCCCCTCCTTCACCGCCCGCCGGCGGGGGATGCCAATCCCGATGGGCGGCGCCACGATTGCCGAGGGTATCGCGGTGAAGGAGGTGGGAAACATCAGCTTCACCCTCGCCAATCCGCTGGTCGACGACGTGCTGATCATCGATGAGGCCGATTTCGAGCACGCCATCGCGGCGCTCGCTAATATCGAAAAGACCGTCACCGAAGGCGCCGGCGCCGCCGGCCTGGCTGCCGTGATGCGCTACCCGGAGCGCTTCGAGGGCCTGAATGTCGGCCTGATCCTCTGCGGCGGCAATATCGACCTGCGCCTTCTGGCCTCGGTGCTCCAGCGCGAACTGGTCCGCGAAAAACGCCTTGTCACCTATCGAATCTTAGGCGACGATCGCCCCGGCATGTTATCGCGCATGGCCGATGTCATCTCGCAAAAAGGCGGGAATATCGTCGATGTGGCGCATAACCGCCTGGTGCTCGATGTCCCCGCCAAGGGGGCGGAGTTCGACATCATGGTGGAGACGCAAGGCCCGCGTCATGCCTTTGAAATTTCAGAAGCCCTCAGGAGCACCGGATATGCGCTACGGATGGACTAA
- a CDS encoding FKBP-type peptidyl-prolyl cis-trans isomerase: MRLVSIAALAGILALTACGPSQDTAAQLEAMQASADAAAAQNLKDGEAYLADIAKQPGIIKLPSGVMYKIVSRSPNPGPQPTINDTVKINYEGKLLNGHVFDSSYARNQPADFPLSRLVPAWQEVIPLLHVGDEVTLYTPPSQGYGERDMGEIPPNSTLIFRIQLLGVQGK; the protein is encoded by the coding sequence ATGCGCCTCGTCTCCATCGCTGCCCTGGCTGGCATCCTTGCCTTGACGGCGTGCGGTCCGTCGCAGGATACTGCGGCCCAGCTTGAAGCCATGCAGGCGTCGGCCGATGCCGCCGCGGCGCAGAACCTGAAGGACGGCGAGGCCTATCTGGCCGATATCGCCAAGCAACCGGGCATCATCAAGCTGCCTTCGGGCGTGATGTACAAGATCGTTTCGCGCAGCCCTAATCCCGGCCCGCAGCCGACAATCAACGACACGGTTAAGATCAATTACGAAGGCAAGCTGCTCAATGGCCATGTCTTCGACTCGTCCTATGCCCGCAATCAGCCGGCCGATTTCCCGCTCTCCCGCCTGGTGCCGGCCTGGCAGGAGGTTATCCCGCTGCTGCATGTCGGCGACGAAGTGACGCTCTATACACCACCCAGCCAAGGCTATGGCGAGCGCGACATGGGCGAGATCCCGCCCAATTCGACCCTGATCTTCCGCATTCAGTTGCTGGGTGTGCAGGGGAAGTAA